From the Halococcus salifodinae DSM 8989 genome, one window contains:
- a CDS encoding DUF7537 family lipoprotein has translation MDRSVRVAAVLVLAVVLAGCNGLALGGDGTPTRTVTPAAVPTDEPTPTPRPELAPGLTGDGVVDPFALGNAHASVLDGSSYTLHENSSVVYPSGMIYSNGTVAARITPDEDRYTVVRTGSQTSASFPVIEERFWSNSNRTLSVRTTTDETTYGIADGDDGPLSVRRVVAGDPTNSERIAALLGAMETRVVGQAVRNETQLYRVYGSNLTSAYALDTEQEAPGNVALVALVDRRGLVHEYRLNYTASIDGDPVRVSRRVRYTDVGSTTVDRPSWYAAAVRNATTTTQNVTTTPSNGTDAPTTTTATAAGVSMITAVPITAGVGSATSASNTSAAPTTGSATTGTTT, from the coding sequence ATGGATCGTTCGGTTCGCGTCGCGGCGGTGCTCGTGCTGGCGGTCGTCCTCGCCGGCTGCAACGGTCTCGCGCTCGGCGGTGACGGGACGCCCACGCGGACGGTCACGCCCGCGGCCGTTCCGACGGACGAGCCGACGCCGACGCCCCGTCCGGAGCTTGCGCCGGGGCTCACCGGCGATGGCGTCGTCGATCCGTTCGCACTCGGGAACGCCCATGCCTCGGTCCTCGACGGATCGTCCTATACCCTCCACGAAAACAGCAGCGTAGTGTATCCGAGCGGGATGATATACAGCAACGGAACGGTCGCAGCGCGGATCACGCCGGACGAGGATCGCTACACCGTCGTCCGGACCGGATCGCAAACGAGCGCCTCGTTTCCCGTGATCGAGGAGCGGTTCTGGTCGAACAGCAATCGAACCCTCTCCGTACGGACGACCACCGACGAGACGACGTACGGGATCGCCGACGGCGACGATGGACCGCTCTCGGTCCGGCGAGTGGTGGCCGGCGATCCGACCAACAGCGAACGGATCGCAGCGCTGCTCGGCGCGATGGAGACACGCGTCGTCGGACAGGCGGTCCGAAACGAGACGCAGCTCTACCGCGTCTACGGGTCCAACCTGACGAGCGCGTACGCCCTCGACACCGAACAGGAAGCGCCCGGTAACGTCGCACTCGTCGCTCTGGTCGATCGCCGCGGGCTCGTCCACGAGTACCGCCTGAACTACACCGCGTCGATCGACGGCGATCCGGTTCGGGTCAGTCGTCGGGTGCGCTACACCGACGTGGGATCGACGACCGTCGATCGTCCGTCGTGGTACGCGGCAGCTGTCCGGAACGCCACCACGACCACCCAGAACGTCACCACGACACCCTCGAACGGGACGGACGCACCGACCACTACGACAGCTACGGCCGCCGGTGTTTCCATGATCACCGCGGTGCCGATCACAGCCGGTGTCGGTTCCGCGACCTCCGCCTCGAACACGTCGGCGGCTCCGACGACGGGATCGGCGACCACGGGAACGACGACGTAG
- a CDS encoding thiamine pyrophosphate-binding protein, with protein MTDYTGADLFVDALAEYGVTHVFGNPGTTELPVVHAIAESEIEYVLGLHEDIAVGMAGGYAQTRRYHAHHDDSVLPLGVANLHTTPGLAHGLGNLYAAKIAGAPLLVTAGNHSTDFRHEEPILSGDLLRLTRQFCKQSHEVLDVSAVPTMVRRAVRTALTPPTGPVFLGLPLDTMMAETDARPERLGPIPTAGGGDAAAIERAADLLVGADAPVLVVGDHVARAGADAVAAAVDLAEAAGTRVHGEILSCEVDFPMDHDQWVSPIPPDEDLARTLLDADTVVFAGCSTNTTLTRHEHALVSDDTTCIHLSDAVREIGKNQPADAAVIGDPGVVLGELAARVRDRLDEETREDRLEAVASVKEMVEAQMASMGAGEEADDDDPRASKDELVDALQEAAPEAFVVDEGVTAKYAMLTRWPLQPEQYISNKGGGLGYGLPASVGAAFAESQRDDPRDVLGFVGDGSYLYYPHSLYTAARHDLDLTVVIPDNRNYRILKDNTLDLLGGEEADYDWVGMEFEPPVDIPTNAESHGARGELIELPDEITPAVEAALDRDGPDVLDVLVHD; from the coding sequence ATGACGGATTATACCGGCGCGGACCTGTTCGTGGATGCGCTCGCCGAGTACGGCGTGACCCACGTCTTCGGAAACCCTGGGACGACGGAACTCCCCGTGGTCCACGCGATCGCCGAGAGCGAGATCGAGTACGTCCTCGGGCTCCACGAGGACATCGCGGTCGGGATGGCGGGCGGCTACGCCCAGACCCGCCGGTATCACGCCCACCACGACGATAGCGTTCTCCCGCTGGGCGTGGCGAACCTCCACACCACGCCCGGCCTCGCTCACGGCCTCGGGAACCTCTACGCAGCGAAGATCGCCGGCGCGCCGCTGCTCGTGACCGCCGGAAATCATAGTACGGATTTCCGCCACGAGGAGCCGATCCTCTCGGGCGATCTCCTCAGGTTGACGCGCCAGTTCTGCAAGCAGAGCCACGAGGTGCTCGACGTGAGTGCGGTCCCGACGATGGTCCGCCGGGCGGTCCGGACCGCGCTCACCCCGCCGACGGGCCCGGTCTTTCTGGGGCTGCCGCTCGACACCATGATGGCCGAAACCGACGCCCGCCCCGAGCGCCTCGGCCCGATCCCCACGGCTGGCGGCGGCGACGCCGCAGCGATCGAGCGTGCGGCCGACCTGCTCGTCGGGGCCGACGCGCCGGTGTTGGTGGTCGGCGATCACGTCGCCCGCGCCGGGGCGGACGCGGTCGCGGCCGCGGTCGATCTCGCGGAGGCCGCCGGCACGCGGGTCCACGGCGAGATTCTGTCCTGTGAAGTCGACTTCCCGATGGATCACGACCAGTGGGTCTCGCCGATCCCGCCGGACGAGGACCTCGCGCGGACGCTGCTCGACGCCGACACGGTGGTGTTCGCGGGCTGTTCGACCAACACCACGCTGACCCGCCACGAGCACGCGCTGGTGAGCGACGACACGACGTGCATCCACCTCAGCGACGCCGTCCGCGAGATCGGCAAGAACCAGCCCGCCGACGCTGCGGTGATCGGCGATCCGGGCGTCGTGCTGGGCGAGCTCGCCGCCAGGGTGCGCGACCGGCTCGACGAGGAGACACGCGAGGACCGCCTCGAAGCGGTCGCGTCGGTGAAGGAGATGGTCGAGGCCCAGATGGCGTCGATGGGGGCGGGCGAGGAAGCGGACGATGACGATCCGCGGGCCTCGAAGGACGAACTCGTCGACGCACTCCAGGAGGCCGCGCCGGAGGCGTTCGTCGTGGATGAGGGCGTGACCGCGAAATACGCGATGCTCACGCGGTGGCCGCTCCAGCCCGAGCAGTACATCTCGAACAAGGGTGGCGGCCTCGGCTACGGCCTCCCGGCGTCGGTCGGCGCGGCGTTCGCCGAGAGCCAGCGCGACGACCCGCGCGACGTCCTCGGGTTCGTCGGCGACGGCTCGTATCTCTACTACCCCCACAGCCTCTACACCGCCGCGCGCCACGACCTCGATCTCACAGTTGTCATCCCCGACAACCGCAACTACCGCATTCTGAAGGACAACACGCTCGACCTGCTCGGCGGTGAAGAAGCCGACTACGACTGGGTCGGGATGGAGTTCGAGCCGCCCGTCGACATCCCGACGAACGCCGAAAGCCACGGCGCACGCGGCGAACTGATCGAGTTGCCGGACGAAATCACGCCCGCGGTCGAAGCCGCCCTCGATCGCGACGGCCCGGACGTGCTCGACGTTTTGGTTCACGACTGA
- the msrA gene encoding peptide-methionine (S)-S-oxide reductase MsrA: MATETERATLAGGCFWCIEAPMEELDGVHDVTSGYAGGHTENPTYRAVCSGDTGHAEVVQIEYDPDRIAYEDLLDVLFTVHDPTQLNRQGPDVGTQYRSAIFTHDESQHETAAAYIDALDAEGGYDDPVVTEIEPLETFYEASEEHQNYYEKNPEDAYCSFHAQPKIEKVREKFAEKTA; this comes from the coding sequence ATGGCAACCGAAACGGAGCGAGCCACGCTCGCCGGCGGCTGTTTCTGGTGTATCGAGGCCCCGATGGAGGAACTCGACGGCGTACACGACGTGACCTCGGGCTACGCGGGCGGTCACACCGAGAATCCGACGTATCGAGCGGTTTGCTCGGGTGACACCGGCCACGCAGAGGTCGTCCAGATCGAATACGATCCCGATCGCATCGCGTACGAGGACCTGCTCGACGTGCTCTTCACCGTCCACGACCCGACACAGCTGAATCGACAGGGTCCGGACGTCGGAACCCAGTACCGCTCGGCGATCTTCACCCACGACGAGTCCCAGCACGAAACGGCCGCAGCGTACATCGACGCGCTCGACGCCGAGGGTGGCTACGACGATCCAGTCGTGACCGAGATCGAGCCCCTTGAGACGTTCTACGAGGCGAGTGAGGAGCACCAGAACTACTACGAGAAAAATCCCGAGGACGCCTACTGTTCGTTCCACGCCCAGCCGAAGATCGAGAAGGTCCGCGAGAAGTTCGCTGAGAAGACTGCCTGA
- a CDS encoding BCCT family transporter, with translation MDLWHVFGLDEADWGETGLFFVTIGVLVALVTVGLVNPTLLTSTLNGAYDWVLHNFGWWFMLLGGVMIVFGLFMTLSRYGKIRIGGEDAEPEFGLYSWIAMVFTVGFGSSIVIWGVGEPVQIVNNPPPQPFPVGGAALKPLALAFMFLHESFPGMAMWYIPVTLSFALMIYTQSVSEYKLSSMLDVVFDREEHGWLYWLVDLSALVAMVGGIATSLGFTAQQLATILDTVYGLQATTLTYGLFALIGLVFLGDVWLGLRSGIQNAARLTMVFMALAAALLLVVGPTLFTLNLTLDATGIWLNNLPRLMFYAAPTSGGSWPQQWTSFWWAWWVAWGLFVGSFVARVSKGRTIRETFVALVLVPSGLVWAQHGIIGGWVLSPEYFGPVSDALAANDIPAAVAKAISITPYGNVLGVLLVLVMVGYILTTLDSAVFMLSAITLGDENPNARNRAWWGVLLAFLGVMTLQLPAFSAMQSFSPVMALPFTLYFLVLVYGSYITARDYYREELATPDEEPFFSFTTRTESTTGGEPGSGGDGYTTDGAGTENDD, from the coding sequence ATGGATCTGTGGCACGTGTTCGGCCTCGACGAGGCCGACTGGGGCGAGACCGGGCTGTTCTTCGTGACGATCGGGGTGTTGGTGGCGCTGGTGACGGTCGGACTCGTGAACCCGACGCTGTTGACCAGCACGCTGAACGGCGCGTACGACTGGGTGTTGCACAACTTCGGGTGGTGGTTCATGCTGCTCGGCGGCGTCATGATCGTGTTCGGCCTGTTCATGACGCTCTCGCGGTACGGAAAGATCCGCATCGGCGGGGAGGACGCCGAGCCCGAGTTCGGCCTCTACTCGTGGATCGCGATGGTCTTTACCGTGGGCTTCGGGAGCTCCATCGTCATCTGGGGCGTCGGCGAGCCAGTACAGATCGTGAACAACCCGCCACCGCAGCCGTTCCCCGTGGGTGGAGCCGCGCTCAAACCGCTCGCGCTCGCGTTCATGTTCCTCCACGAGTCGTTCCCGGGGATGGCGATGTGGTACATTCCCGTGACGCTTTCGTTCGCTCTGATGATCTACACCCAGTCGGTCTCGGAGTACAAGCTCAGCTCGATGCTCGACGTGGTGTTCGATCGGGAAGAGCACGGCTGGCTCTACTGGCTCGTCGATCTCTCGGCGCTGGTGGCGATGGTCGGCGGCATCGCGACGTCGCTCGGCTTCACCGCCCAACAGCTCGCGACGATCCTCGATACCGTCTACGGATTGCAGGCGACGACACTCACCTACGGGCTGTTCGCTCTCATCGGCCTGGTCTTCCTCGGCGACGTCTGGCTCGGGCTTCGCAGCGGGATCCAGAACGCGGCCCGGCTGACGATGGTGTTCATGGCGCTCGCGGCCGCACTGTTGCTGGTCGTCGGCCCGACGCTGTTCACCCTGAACCTCACGCTCGACGCGACCGGGATCTGGCTCAACAACCTCCCACGCCTGATGTTCTACGCTGCACCGACCAGCGGCGGAAGCTGGCCACAGCAGTGGACCAGCTTCTGGTGGGCGTGGTGGGTCGCATGGGGTCTGTTCGTCGGGAGTTTCGTCGCTCGCGTCTCGAAGGGCCGCACCATCCGCGAGACGTTCGTCGCGCTGGTGCTCGTCCCCTCGGGGCTGGTCTGGGCCCAACACGGCATCATCGGCGGCTGGGTGCTCTCGCCGGAGTACTTCGGTCCCGTCAGCGACGCCCTCGCCGCGAACGACATCCCGGCAGCCGTCGCCAAGGCCATCAGCATCACGCCGTACGGCAACGTGCTCGGCGTCCTGCTCGTGCTCGTGATGGTTGGGTATATCCTCACGACGCTCGATTCGGCGGTGTTCATGCTGTCGGCGATCACGCTCGGCGACGAGAACCCGAACGCGCGCAACCGGGCGTGGTGGGGCGTGTTGCTCGCCTTCCTCGGTGTCATGACGCTCCAGCTTCCGGCGTTCAGCGCGATGCAGTCGTTCTCGCCGGTGATGGCGCTGCCGTTCACGCTGTACTTCCTCGTCTTGGTGTACGGGAGCTACATCACCGCTCGGGACTACTACCGCGAAGAGCTCGCCACGCCCGACGAGGAGCCGTTTTTCTCTTTCACCACCCGGACGGAGTCCACGACCGGGGGTGAACCGGGAAGCGGTGGTGATGGCTACACCACCGACGGTGCAGGAACCGAAAACGACGACTGA
- a CDS encoding TIGR04024 family LLM class F420-dependent oxidoreductase has protein sequence MTDSTDSADPDADREVFLPVAAQPSVDALCEQAVRAEQRGYDRAWLPETWGRDAVTVLTSIAHRTDEIGIGTSIAPIYSRSPALLGQTAATLQEVSEGRFRLGLGPSGPAVIENWHGVDYGNPLRRTRETVEIVKGVLAGEPVEYDGEYFDLSGFRLRCEPPSPPPAVDAAGMGPKAVELAGRFADGWHALMVTREGVRERLADLERGADLADRDADEVRVTLSLTCAALDDRERARESVRQHVAFYVGGMGTFYRDSLARVGHEETANEIYDNWQDGDREAAIAAIDDDLLDALAVAGTPDEAREHFEKFAAIDGVDAVSVSFPRDATMEEIDATIEALAP, from the coding sequence ATGACCGATTCCACTGACTCCGCTGATCCCGACGCCGACCGCGAGGTGTTCCTGCCGGTGGCGGCCCAGCCGAGCGTCGATGCGCTCTGTGAGCAGGCCGTTCGAGCCGAACAGCGGGGCTACGACCGGGCGTGGCTCCCCGAGACGTGGGGTCGCGACGCCGTGACCGTACTAACGAGCATCGCCCACCGAACCGACGAGATCGGGATCGGGACCTCGATCGCACCGATCTACTCGCGCTCGCCCGCGCTGCTCGGTCAGACCGCCGCCACACTCCAGGAGGTCTCGGAGGGCCGATTCCGGCTCGGACTCGGCCCGTCAGGTCCCGCAGTAATCGAGAACTGGCACGGCGTCGACTACGGCAACCCGCTCCGGCGCACGCGCGAGACCGTCGAGATCGTGAAGGGGGTGCTCGCCGGCGAACCGGTCGAGTACGACGGCGAGTACTTCGACCTCTCGGGGTTCCGTCTGCGGTGTGAGCCACCCTCCCCGCCGCCCGCGGTCGATGCGGCCGGGATGGGACCCAAGGCCGTGGAGCTCGCCGGCCGGTTCGCCGACGGCTGGCACGCGCTGATGGTCACCAGAGAGGGGGTTCGGGAGCGCCTCGCGGATCTCGAACGCGGGGCCGACCTCGCCGACCGGGACGCCGACGAGGTGCGGGTGACGCTCTCGCTGACCTGCGCGGCGCTCGACGACCGCGAGCGTGCCCGCGAGTCGGTCCGTCAGCACGTCGCGTTCTACGTCGGCGGGATGGGAACGTTCTACCGCGACAGCCTCGCCCGCGTCGGCCACGAGGAAACGGCCAACGAAATCTACGACAACTGGCAGGACGGCGACCGCGAGGCGGCGATCGCGGCCATCGACGATGACCTGCTCGACGCGCTCGCGGTCGCCGGGACACCCGACGAAGCCCGCGAGCACTTCGAGAAGTTCGCCGCCATCGATGGCGTCGACGCGGTGTCCGTATCCTTTCCGCGAGATGCGACGATGGAGGAAATCGACGCGACCATCGAAGCACTCGCTCCCTGA
- a CDS encoding SDR family NAD(P)-dependent oxidoreductase — protein sequence MTTDQFSVDGDTAIVTGASSGIGRTIAERFAADGADVVICSREQDNVDPVAEGINESDGGRAVAVECDVRDRESVEALVDATVSEFDGLDTLVSNAGASFMANFEEISENGWKTIVDINLHGTYHCAQAAGEVMREGDGGTIVNFASVAGQLGAPYMSHYAAAKAGIINLTSTLAFEWADHGVRVNCIAPGFVATPGVASQMGVTAEEIDRDDVDRRIGTSEEIADITQFLASPASSYIVGETLTARGVPDIMESTPEA from the coding sequence GTGACGACCGACCAGTTCAGCGTCGACGGCGACACCGCGATCGTCACGGGTGCATCGAGCGGGATCGGGCGGACGATCGCGGAGCGGTTCGCCGCCGACGGCGCGGACGTCGTGATCTGCTCGCGCGAGCAGGACAACGTCGATCCGGTCGCCGAGGGGATCAACGAGAGTGACGGCGGCCGCGCGGTCGCGGTCGAGTGCGACGTGCGCGACCGCGAGTCGGTCGAGGCGCTGGTCGACGCCACCGTTTCCGAGTTCGACGGGCTCGACACGCTGGTGAGCAACGCGGGCGCGAGCTTCATGGCGAACTTCGAGGAGATCTCCGAGAACGGCTGGAAGACCATCGTGGACATCAACCTCCATGGCACGTACCACTGCGCACAGGCCGCGGGCGAAGTGATGCGCGAGGGCGACGGCGGCACGATCGTCAACTTCGCGAGCGTTGCGGGCCAGCTCGGCGCACCCTACATGAGCCACTACGCCGCCGCGAAGGCGGGGATCATCAACCTCACGTCGACGCTCGCGTTCGAGTGGGCCGATCATGGAGTCCGAGTGAACTGCATCGCGCCGGGCTTCGTCGCCACGCCCGGCGTCGCGAGCCAGATGGGCGTCACAGCCGAGGAGATCGACAGGGACGACGTCGATCGCCGGATCGGCACGAGCGAGGAGATCGCCGATATCACGCAGTTCCTCGCCAGCCCCGCCTCCTCGTACATCGTGGGCGAGACGCTCACCGCACGCGGCGTGCCGGACATCATGGAGTCCACGCCCGAGGCATGA
- a CDS encoding alkaline phosphatase PhoX, which produces MSDHSRRDVIGLLTALGLGGIASEPIAARGRGPGGGHDHDHEDGPTLNRLATTVRGAEVTGMFLTRNGRFFFNVQHPDATNDDPYDEGTVGALTGANLHDLPSDFASVQVPDDEASGTVHTAVGRHQPLANGGDPTDDGEQFGVPYSAAGDPMTDGNTPDYNGFVPGDHPNEAYLFTNWETAPGMVSRLHLRMPGRRGKSTNHEWEVLGKRNIDFRDVEGTWNNCFGTVSPWGTPLTSEEYEPDAEAWFEPDQQTYGNREETMEEYLGDFGNAYRYGYIVELEEPTAEPEPRKHFTMGRFAHENAVVMPDRRTAYMSDDGTGTVFFKFVADEPGDLSAGTLYAARASQESGDDPAAVGFALEWIELAHGDDDEIEEWIAEYDGQDPENDPDYITDREIEAWANGNADDDRVAFLESRKAAAAVGATDEFRKMEGVNIKRDARPGDHLYMAMSEINETMSDEEDDVQLAGNDYGAVYRMQLDENYDVGRMEPVVTGGPDANICGGCPYDASPNSASSVCADCSFNPNQEEASGVLGTHMLGSNSAVDPENTIANPDNIVVMPDGRVIIGEDSTEASHDPPNMIWVYDPGDAADDRGRGSGSGRGRGGERGRGRGKGRGRGR; this is translated from the coding sequence ATGTCAGATCATTCGCGACGCGACGTGATCGGGCTTCTGACGGCACTGGGACTCGGCGGCATCGCAAGCGAGCCGATCGCTGCGCGCGGTCGTGGCCCGGGAGGCGGGCACGACCACGATCACGAGGACGGTCCGACACTCAACCGCCTCGCGACCACGGTCCGTGGCGCGGAAGTCACCGGCATGTTCCTCACGCGGAACGGACGGTTTTTCTTCAACGTCCAGCATCCCGACGCCACGAACGACGACCCCTACGACGAGGGTACCGTCGGCGCGTTGACCGGGGCAAACCTCCACGACCTACCGTCGGATTTCGCCAGCGTGCAGGTTCCCGACGACGAGGCCAGCGGGACGGTCCACACCGCCGTCGGTCGCCACCAGCCGCTCGCCAACGGCGGCGACCCGACCGACGATGGGGAGCAGTTTGGCGTTCCGTACTCGGCAGCGGGCGATCCGATGACCGACGGGAACACGCCCGATTACAACGGGTTCGTTCCGGGTGACCACCCGAACGAGGCGTATCTGTTCACCAACTGGGAGACCGCCCCGGGGATGGTGAGCCGACTCCATCTCCGAATGCCCGGTCGGCGCGGAAAGAGTACGAACCACGAGTGGGAGGTCCTCGGCAAGCGGAACATCGACTTCCGGGACGTCGAGGGAACCTGGAACAACTGCTTCGGCACGGTGAGCCCGTGGGGCACACCCCTGACCTCAGAGGAGTACGAACCCGACGCGGAGGCGTGGTTCGAGCCCGACCAGCAGACCTACGGGAACCGCGAGGAGACGATGGAGGAGTATCTCGGCGACTTCGGCAACGCCTATCGGTACGGTTACATCGTCGAACTGGAGGAACCGACCGCCGAGCCCGAACCCCGGAAACACTTCACGATGGGGCGGTTCGCCCACGAGAACGCGGTCGTCATGCCGGATCGCCGGACGGCCTACATGAGCGACGACGGTACCGGGACGGTGTTCTTCAAGTTCGTCGCGGACGAGCCGGGCGACCTCTCCGCGGGAACGCTCTACGCCGCGAGAGCGAGTCAGGAATCCGGTGACGACCCCGCAGCGGTCGGGTTCGCGCTCGAATGGATCGAACTCGCCCACGGCGATGACGACGAAATCGAGGAGTGGATCGCCGAATACGACGGCCAAGACCCCGAGAACGACCCGGACTACATCACCGATCGCGAGATCGAGGCGTGGGCGAACGGGAACGCCGACGACGACCGCGTGGCCTTCCTCGAATCCCGGAAGGCGGCCGCCGCGGTCGGTGCGACCGACGAGTTCCGGAAGATGGAGGGCGTCAACATCAAACGAGACGCCCGACCCGGCGACCACCTCTACATGGCGATGTCGGAGATCAACGAGACGATGAGCGACGAGGAGGACGACGTGCAGCTCGCCGGCAACGACTACGGCGCGGTCTATCGGATGCAGTTGGACGAAAACTACGACGTCGGGCGGATGGAGCCGGTCGTCACCGGTGGGCCCGACGCGAACATCTGTGGTGGCTGTCCCTACGACGCGAGCCCCAACTCGGCAAGCAGCGTGTGTGCGGACTGTTCGTTCAACCCGAACCAGGAGGAGGCTTCGGGAGTGCTCGGAACCCACATGCTCGGCTCGAACTCGGCGGTCGATCCCGAGAACACCATCGCCAACCCGGACAACATCGTCGTCATGCCCGACGGCCGGGTCATCATCGGCGAGGACAGCACCGAAGCGAGCCACGATCCGCCGAACATGATCTGGGTCTACGATCCAGGCGATGCAGCCGACGACCGCGGTCGGGGCAGCGGGAGCGGTCGAGGGCGGGGCGGCGAGAGAGGACGAGGGAGGGGTAAGGGTCGCGGACGAGGTCGCTGA
- a CDS encoding HAD family hydrolase → MTDSHETRYEAVFWDIGGVLLDLGSVRAGHRAFVGALADEYDLDEATALETWRDELGTHFRERDGNVFRSARTGYERAIEGVVGHEVAEDDWLPAFERATREQLEPVSETVDTIHALDGRVHQGIVSDIDTWEAERLLAQFGVAAHLDAVTTSEEVGRTKPDGAMFATALEKAGIEPTQTLMIGDRYENDMVGASRAGIHTAAFGGSAADADPDDPVVDHRIRDPRDVLALVGVEKSE, encoded by the coding sequence ATGACTGACAGCCACGAAACACGCTACGAGGCGGTGTTCTGGGACATCGGCGGCGTGCTCCTCGATCTCGGCTCGGTTCGGGCGGGCCACCGCGCGTTCGTCGGGGCGCTCGCCGACGAGTACGATCTCGACGAGGCGACGGCGCTAGAAACGTGGCGCGACGAGCTCGGCACCCACTTCCGCGAACGTGACGGCAACGTGTTCCGGAGCGCCCGGACGGGCTACGAGCGCGCGATCGAAGGAGTGGTCGGCCACGAGGTAGCGGAGGACGACTGGCTACCGGCGTTCGAGCGCGCGACCCGCGAGCAGCTCGAACCCGTGAGTGAGACAGTCGACACGATCCACGCCCTTGACGGACGAGTCCACCAGGGCATCGTCAGCGACATCGACACGTGGGAGGCCGAGCGGCTGCTGGCACAGTTCGGCGTCGCGGCCCACCTCGACGCCGTGACGACCTCCGAAGAAGTCGGTCGCACCAAGCCCGACGGAGCGATGTTCGCGACCGCTCTCGAAAAAGCGGGTATCGAGCCCACACAGACGCTGATGATCGGCGACCGTTACGAGAACGACATGGTTGGGGCGTCGCGAGCCGGGATTCATACTGCGGCGTTCGGCGGGAGCGCGGCCGACGCCGACCCCGACGATCCCGTCGTGGACCACCGGATCAGGGATCCCCGAGACGTGCTCGCTCTCGTCGGCGTCGAAAAGTCGGAGTGA
- a CDS encoding alpha-hydroxy-acid oxidizing protein: MTDEPSESSEPYGENRQRDVYASGMLADDPPGYPVRYADLERKGKEALSEEAAAYVAGGAGTESTVAENRRAFDDWRIVPRMLRDVAERDLQVDLFGDEIEVPFLLAPLGVLSIVHDEGELAVARAAADRDVPMVLSSASSYTMEEVADELGETPKWFQLYWSADPDIAHSFIDRAESAEYDGIVVTLDTPLLGWRERDIEQGYLPFLDGKGVANYFSDPAFRDRLDVPPEENEGSAVMEFIDIFGDPSLTWDDLAALREETDLPLVVKGVLHPEDAERAVECGADGVIVSNHGGRQVDGAIGALSALPSVVEAVDVPVLFDSGIRGGADVVKAIALGADSVLLGRPYAYGLVIDGEAGVGSVLDDFLADLDLTLALSGHTSFDELDRSMLVDRRGPGSDGA, translated from the coding sequence ATGACGGACGAACCGTCGGAGTCGTCGGAGCCGTACGGGGAGAACCGACAGCGCGACGTCTACGCCTCCGGGATGCTCGCCGACGATCCGCCCGGCTATCCGGTTCGGTACGCCGACCTCGAACGCAAAGGAAAGGAGGCGCTGAGCGAGGAGGCCGCGGCCTACGTCGCCGGCGGGGCCGGCACCGAGAGCACGGTCGCCGAGAACCGCCGCGCGTTCGACGACTGGCGAATCGTCCCGCGAATGCTCCGTGACGTCGCCGAGCGCGACCTCCAGGTCGACCTCTTCGGCGACGAGATCGAAGTCCCCTTCCTGCTGGCTCCGCTCGGCGTGCTCTCGATCGTCCACGACGAGGGCGAGCTCGCGGTCGCGCGGGCGGCCGCCGACCGCGACGTGCCGATGGTGCTCAGTTCGGCGTCGTCCTATACGATGGAGGAAGTCGCCGACGAGCTCGGTGAGACGCCGAAATGGTTTCAGCTCTACTGGTCGGCCGACCCCGACATCGCCCACAGCTTCATCGACCGGGCCGAGTCGGCGGAGTATGATGGTATCGTGGTCACGCTCGACACGCCCCTCCTCGGCTGGCGCGAGCGCGACATCGAACAGGGTTATCTCCCCTTCCTCGACGGCAAGGGCGTGGCAAACTACTTCTCGGACCCGGCCTTCCGCGATCGCCTCGACGTTCCACCGGAGGAGAACGAAGGCTCGGCGGTGATGGAGTTCATCGATATCTTCGGCGATCCGTCACTGACCTGGGACGACCTCGCCGCACTCCGCGAGGAGACCGACCTGCCACTCGTCGTCAAGGGCGTGCTCCACCCCGAGGACGCCGAGCGCGCGGTCGAGTGTGGCGCGGACGGCGTGATCGTTTCGAACCACGGCGGCCGCCAGGTTGACGGCGCGATCGGCGCGCTCTCAGCGCTGCCGAGCGTGGTCGAGGCCGTCGACGTTCCCGTACTGTTCGACAGCGGGATCCGGGGCGGGGCGGACGTCGTGAAGGCGATCGCGCTCGGGGCAGATAGCGTTCTGCTCGGACGACCCTACGCCTATGGTCTCGTGATCGACGGCGAGGCTGGCGTCGGGAGCGTCCTCGACGACTTCCTCGCGGATCTCGACCTGACGCTCGCGCTCTCGGGACATACGAGCTTCGACGAGCTCGATCGGTCGATGCTGGTCGACCGTCGCGGACCTGGTTCGGACGGAGCCTGA